tatacatcaaaGAATACAGTTTCCTCTTTGCCAAGTTAAAATCCAGGCCTTGTTCCAGCCCCGGAAACCCGTATGCGAATCTGAAGACGTGAGCCTCCAAGAAACAAAGTGAGAATTGGTCACTCAAAGCGTGGGGGATGATCCAGGTATATGGTAGGAGTTTCAGGAGGTCTGCTATAGACATCATCAAAAGGAAGATTAATATCACCACCGGATTCCAGGTCAAGGTCGTCCATGCAAGTGGTCTGTGATAACCTATATGAACTTCCCCAGTCCAAGATTTGATATTGCTCCTCTAAGCTTCTATCAGAAAATTTATCATTATGATTATCAGAAGTGTACTGGTTGAAATCAGGAGGCTGAAGAAAACTTGCTTGGGGATGTCCACCAACCGGTTCACTTCTAGCCCACCAATGGCTTTTAGTAGGTTGTCCTAAATTGCCGGAATCATGGTGCTGAAGTATGCTCTCACGGAATAAAGGGCCCGATGTAGAAGCCCCCATATGAGATTCTGATCGATCTCCACAATGGTGACCAGTGATCCGTGATAACCTATATGAACTCCCCCAGTCCAAGATTTGATCTTGCTCCTCTAAGCTTCTATCAGAAAATTTATCATTATGCTTATCAGAAGTGTACCGGTTGAAATCAGGAGGCTCAAGAAAACTTGCTTGGGGATTTCCACCAACCGGTCCACTTCTAGCCCACCAATGGCTTTTAGTAGGTTGTCCAAAATTGCCGGAATCATGATGCTGAAGTATGCTCTCACGGAATAAAGGGCCCGATGTAGAAGCCCCCATATGAGATTCTGAATGATCTCCACAATGGTGATCCCAGTAATCTTCATAATTTGCATTGCCTTGTGTCATGTTCGATGGCATCCAATAATCTCCAGGATGTTCCTCAGGGACTTCGGATTGTTCCCTTGGAGGATCTCTACAATAATTTGCAGACTGATGAGGCCGAGAGGTGTAATACCAATCGAGAAGGTAGGGGTGATTCTTTTGATCTGCATCAATTAGCCAAAGAGATCCCAACTGAGAGCCAGTTCTGGGAATATACTGGGACATTTCCCTTAAAAATGTGCTGTCTCTGTCCCCATGACCTCTCAAGTGAGGGCTACCTCGCCATGTTCTAGGAGGAGAATATAAATGTCTCATTCCCGGTCCTTGCAACTTCTGCTCCCTGAATGTTCGAAGATTTAACAAGAATTGCTTTCCCTGGATGTCTGGTTCCCATGAAGGATAGCTTGTTTGAAAACTGCAACCAGAATTGAATTGGTATTAAATCAAGAACTTGATTCAGAAAATTGGTAGCTGTAGTCATACCTTAAGAATGATTTCTCCATCTTTCCCTGGGAACTCCTCTGGTTTCGTGGTGTATGAGATGGTGAACCATAATTGCTATTGCCATGGTTTTGAAAATCAAAGGCACTAAAACTGATAGTATATAAGTGACAGTCAGAAATGACTTTCATGAGTGTTGAGAAACAGAATAAAGGCAATAATTGTTAAAATCTCCAGTCGCAGGACTGAAATTGAATGAACCAACCTGCAAACATGACCAACACCTTCAATATCCACTGTGAAATCCGCAATGAATTGCAATATGTCGTCCACCCGCTGGAAAATAAATATAGAATATAGAGTTCAAAAGACATTCATTGAAATGCgaaattagagatgaaataggaCAGATATCTGCTCAGTCGGTAAGATTAATTGAAACCTTAGGGACCACAAACAGAAGCAAGAGCGGAGTGAGGAAAATTGAAGCCATCTCCTCAAGTAACATCATTCCAGTGTACTGCATCACATAGAAACCATAAGTTGCTAGCATATAGCGTTTCGTAACTACTGATTAAACAGCATCACAAAGAGAGTTGGTTCCAGTGTTTTACAAATGAACTTCCAAATGTAGTGTTTATCTATAATATGAATCAGCATGGCCCCTAAAGAGcgttaaatcaatcaaatcacaGCTCAATATTGAATAGAATCATCATCCAACCAATACTAAACTTAGAGCAAGTTGGAGCAGTTTTTCAGTTCAACACTGTCAGCTGACAAAAAACTACGAGCATTTTTTGTGGGTGGGAAGGGGAAGGAATGCGACAGCTAGAACATATTAGCCAATTCAAACAGGAACATGGCCAGACAACAATCTAAGACTCCAAGGACCTGCATCTCTCAGCAGGGACACCACACCGAAGTAGTAAATTAAGAATTTATTACACTAAAACATCCTAGCAGTTCTATATGAAAATGTGAGACACTGCTTCTTCAGCAGGATTACCTGAAACAGAGTCTCAAACTCTATCCTGACAATTTCAGTATTTTCTTTCCCACGCCATTTCTTTGGCATATAATGTGTATGCTGGACAACCATTGACATTGCACCTTCTGGATCAAGGACCAGAATCTCATCCATAACTACAGCCCGGCTGATTGCAGTTATAGTTCCGAAAACAGCAGCATACCAAAGCAAGTTGCGACCAAATAGCTGCACATTTTTAATCAAAACCACCCaaaaaatttttagaaaaaaagagCCAAAAAAACAATGAGAACAAC
This genomic stretch from Tripterygium wilfordii isolate XIE 37 chromosome 22, ASM1340144v1, whole genome shotgun sequence harbors:
- the LOC119991684 gene encoding autophagy-related protein 9-like, with the protein product MMFSGQTGSNDLNIFKWKWHGESSLRTGLLQDVRPEIELSDYGRVPSPGSESPSGLLNGESLNVEPIADLDLFFERIYGYYCEKGLWCIIIKWIVELLSLSFTICFSGFFLLFVDWNGLRNAKCGMDAIESGTKPCDLAKEALRQHPLTPLTLSKAIIVVYLGLFSIYWIFCFFRFFSQLKVTLGIRHFYYNSLHVTDNEIQTMPWATILEKVVQLQSTQQLCVVKDLSAHDVVMRLMRKENYLIGMLNKGVLAFPFSQWVPGIGPTIRCGSNGKQNRLILTKTLEWTLNWCILQSMFDRNFCVRRDFISNPKTLKKRLMVVGLAMLLLSPFLVIFMLVYLFLRHAEQFCNHPSTASSRRWSNLAKWTFREFNEVDHLFKHRINSSVVHATDYLKQFPSPIISIIAKFISFVSGGFAAILLIIAFLEESLLEGQLFGRNLLWYAAVFGTITAISRAVVMDEILVLDPEGAMSMVVQHTHYMPKKWRGKENTEIVRIEFETLFQYTGMMLLEEMASIFLTPLLLLFVVPKRVDDILQFIADFTVDIEGVGHVCSFSAFDFQNHGNSNYGSPSHTPRNQRSSQGKMEKSFLSFQTSYPSWEPDIQGKQFLLNLRTFREQKLQGPGMRHLYSPPRTWRGSPHLRGHGDRDSTFLREMSQYIPRTGSQLGSLWLIDADQKNHPYLLDWYYTSRPHQSANYCRDPPREQSEVPEEHPGDYWMPSNMTQGNANYEDYWDHHCGDHSESHMGASTSGPLFRESILQHHDSGNFGQPTKSHWWARSGPVGGNPQASFLEPPDFNRYTSDKHNDKFSDRSLEEQDQILDWGSSYRLSRITGHHCGDRSESHMGASTSGPLFRESILQHHDSGNLGQPTKSHWWARSEPVGGHPQASFLQPPDFNQYTSDNHNDKFSDRSLEEQYQILDWGSSYRLSQTTCMDDLDLESGGDINLPFDDVYSRPPETPTIYLDHPPRFE